Genomic DNA from Desulfurivibrio alkaliphilus AHT 2:
TTTTGTGCCCGCCTTAATCCTGTAACGCTGCAGCCCATGATCGGGCATGTTCCTGACAGGAATGGGTGAAATCCCCAACTTTTTACCTCCAAATTGACCAACTTGGTTATCAGCAATTGCCTTGTTAGGCTTAATTCACCGAAAATACGAAATTATATTTTCACCCAAAACGTGGCACATTTGTTGCTTAACACAAATTTCAAGACAACCAGCAACGGAGCAGAAAACCATGAACCCCAGGCAAGCTATCAGCATACTGCTTCTCAGCCCTTTCTACCTTAGGTTGCCGCCCACCGCCAGGCTGGCACTGGTCCGCGAATTTTGTGCCAATTTCGCCTCATCAGAGTCCAATAGCTGATTGCCATCAGCATCTTTTGTCCACAGTTTTACAAAACAAACCCAAAGTCGGCAGCCCATGGCAGGGCTGGATGGCCTTTAGCTTGGTTTCAGCCAGCGGTAGGCCAATCGGGTCCGCCAGCTCAGAATATGAGCCAACCCCACGGCCAGCTTGCCCTTTAGGCCAAGCTCGGCGGCATGTTCCCGGGCGGTGACCAGGGCGGCGTCTAGTTGAGCGCCGGTCTGGCGGCTGCCTTTGGCCGCGCCATGAACTCGGAAGTCGGCCAGGTATTCGGTCAGGACCTGCGGGTCGGTGATCCGTGCGAAGCGCAGCCAGAGGTCGTAGTCCATATCGAGATGGCGGTTGATATCCAGCGGCCCGGCCAGTTCCCACAGGGGACGGTTCCAGAAAACCGCCATCTGGGGAATGAAGTCCTCGGTCAGTAGCTTGAGTCGGGAGAAGCGCCGGCCACGCCAGTTCTTGTACCAGACGATCAGGCTACCGTGGGGCCGGCTCAGTTCGTCGATCATGCCCGCCCGCCCGTACAGCCAGCGAGGCTCTTCTGAGGCCAGCCACCCGCTGATCTTTGCCAATGCCCCCGGCTGCAGCCGATCATCGGAATTAAGCCAGGCAAGTATCCGCCCGTGGGCCAAGTCAAAACCGCGGTTAATGGCATCGGACTGCCCCTGATCGGGCTCGAAGTAAAGCCGCAGCTTCTCCCCATACTCCTCCCTCAGCTTCAACAGCAGTTCCCGGGAGCCATCGGTGGAGCCGGGATCCATGACCAGCAGCTCAACCTCGACTCCTGCCTGGTCCAGCACCGAGCGCACGGCTTCTTCGAGAAAGGTCGCCTGCTGGTAGCTGGGCATGGTGATGGAAATCAGCGGTTTCGCTAAAATCTTTTCGGGATTCACAATTTACACTATCAATTCTTTTTATTGTTTGGCTAGCCAGCCTGGTCCAGCAGCAGATGATATACCCGGAGGGTTTCCATTGCTGTCGCCTGCCAACTGAAAGTTTGACTGCGGGATCTTCCTTTGTGACTTAGTTCAATGCGCAGGTCTTCATCTTCCAGCAGTCGCCTCATTCCTTTGGCGATTTCATCAACAGAAGTTGGATCGACCAGTATAGCCGCATCTCCCGCAACTTCGGGAAGCGAGCTCACATTAGAAGTCAGCACCGGTGCCCCATGACTCATGGCTTCGAGGACGGGAAGTCCAAACCCTTCATACAAAGCCGGAAAAACAAGACCATGGGTTCGCTGATAGAGTGCCCCGAGTTCCAGGTCGCCGATATAACCTGTAAAAACGACACCACTGTCACCTACGACGGCATCGCGGACGGATAAAAACTCCTCATTTTCTCCCCAACTCGGAGGCCCGGCAATCACGAGTTTGGCTTCAGGATGAGTACGATGCACAATAGCGAAAGCTTTCAGGATGCGCTGGATGTTCTTGCGCGGATGCAAGGCGCCAACTGACATTAGAAAGGGTGGAACCACTCCCAATCGCTCCATGGCTTTTTCTACCTGTTTCCTTGACAAGTCATTGGGGGGAGCAACCCCCTCCAAGGTGACGTGCACTTTCGCTGCGGGAAATTTATAGAATTTGATGAGATCGGCAGCCGAGGCCTGACTGACCGTAAAAATAGCATCGCTGTTGCTGCCGGCCCTCTTAACTAAAGTAGCGAACACCATGCGGGTCAGCAATTGCTGAATTTGGGGATAAACGGCCGGCAGGGCATCGTGGATGGTGGTGACTCGAAGATAACCACCTTTGGGCGCAAGGAACGGAGCGATGCCGCAGGGATCATGCAGGATATCCAAGCGGAGCCGGGTTGCGGCTCGATGCAACTCCAGGTTGCCCAGGGTCGCGGCCAATGGCAGCTTCCG
This window encodes:
- a CDS encoding glycosyltransferase family 2 protein — translated: MNPEKILAKPLISITMPSYQQATFLEEAVRSVLDQAGVEVELLVMDPGSTDGSRELLLKLREEYGEKLRLYFEPDQGQSDAINRGFDLAHGRILAWLNSDDRLQPGALAKISGWLASEEPRWLYGRAGMIDELSRPHGSLIVWYKNWRGRRFSRLKLLTEDFIPQMAVFWNRPLWELAGPLDINRHLDMDYDLWLRFARITDPQVLTEYLADFRVHGAAKGSRQTGAQLDAALVTAREHAAELGLKGKLAVGLAHILSWRTRLAYRWLKPS
- a CDS encoding glycosyltransferase family 4 protein, which translates into the protein MTGIARYTVELTRALSKIEPDLEIILLNPYPESDHPWYQEFPSHPLPHLRKLPLAATLGNLELHRAATRLRLDILHDPCGIAPFLAPKGGYLRVTTIHDALPAVYPQIQQLLTRMVFATLVKRAGSNSDAIFTVSQASAADLIKFYKFPAAKVHVTLEGVAPPNDLSRKQVEKAMERLGVVPPFLMSVGALHPRKNIQRILKAFAIVHRTHPEAKLVIAGPPSWGENEEFLSVRDAVVGDSGVVFTGYIGDLELGALYQRTHGLVFPALYEGFGLPVLEAMSHGAPVLTSNVSSLPEVAGDAAILVDPTSVDEIAKGMRRLLEDEDLRIELSHKGRSRSQTFSWQATAMETLRVYHLLLDQAG